The sequence AAAACCCGTACCTCGAAGATTTTTATCAGGACATGAAACGGTGGTCATTCAACCTCCAGATCTATTTTCTCAATAGCCGCTTTAAGCAGGTGATTGATATTCGAAACGGGTCGCAAACGGTTGTTCAGGATAGAACAATTTACGAGGATGCTACCATTTTTGCTCCGAACCTTCACGACATGGGGTTAATGACCACGCGCGATTTCGAGAACTACCAGTCGCTTTTTAAGTTGATGACCTCACTCGTTCGACCTCCTGACTTGCTGATTTACTTAAAAGCTTCAGTGCCAACACTCGTTAGCCAGATTCAAAAACGCGGTCGTGAATACGAAAATGCTATACGGTTGGATTACCTCGCTGGCTTAAATGTGCGTTACGATATGTGGGTAGAGGGTTATAAGTCAGGAAAGGTGCTTATTATCGATCGTGATAACG is a genomic window of Williamwhitmania taraxaci containing:
- a CDS encoding deoxynucleoside kinase; translation: MHIAIAGNIGSGKTTLTSMLAKQYGWKAVFEDVDENPYLEDFYQDMKRWSFNLQIYFLNSRFKQVIDIRNGSQTVVQDRTIYEDATIFAPNLHDMGLMTTRDFENYQSLFKLMTSLVRPPDLLIYLKASVPTLVSQIQKRGREYENAIRLDYLAGLNVRYDMWVEGYKSGKVLIIDRDNVNFHEKPEDMSLVMDKVDAQLHGLF